Proteins from a single region of Flaviflexus salsibiostraticola:
- the rsfS gene encoding ribosome silencing factor, producing the protein MTATPDSVALARTAASAAFEKVATSVVAIDVSERLVLTDVFVVASGETGRQVRAIVDAVDEALHKVGVRRLRREGYEGEAHWVLVDYGDLIVHVQQDEDREYYALEKLWADCPSIDVADLEGQR; encoded by the coding sequence GTGACAGCCACCCCCGATTCCGTCGCCCTTGCCCGTACCGCCGCCTCGGCCGCCTTCGAGAAGGTCGCGACATCCGTCGTGGCAATCGATGTGTCCGAGCGGCTCGTCCTCACCGATGTCTTCGTCGTCGCCTCTGGCGAGACAGGCCGGCAGGTGCGCGCCATCGTCGACGCAGTCGACGAAGCGCTGCACAAGGTTGGGGTGAGGAGGCTTCGCAGGGAGGGCTACGAGGGCGAGGCCCACTGGGTCCTCGTCGACTACGGCGACCTCATCGTCCACGTCCAGCAGGACGAGGACCGCGAATACTATGCGCTGGAGAAGCTCTGGGCCGACTGCCCGTCGATTGATGTCGCCGACCTGGAAGGTCAGCGTTGA
- a CDS encoding histidine phosphatase family protein: MISRIILWRHGQTDLNRQRRLQGSSDYPLNDTGIAQAKAAAKKIADLGPTHIVSSDLSRAYDTAARLARRTDLEIVVDPRVQERSFGSWEGLTADEIAEVDREGLTKWRAGQEPGGDVETREACGRRVVESIADWSGRLADHDDAVLVIVSHGGAISNGIMSLLGTNPSLSQPLAGMDNCHWAVLAPQANRTPAWRLMAYNLN; encoded by the coding sequence TTGATCTCTCGGATCATTCTGTGGCGGCACGGGCAGACCGATCTCAACAGGCAGAGACGCCTTCAGGGCTCCAGCGACTATCCGCTCAACGACACGGGGATCGCCCAGGCGAAGGCGGCCGCGAAGAAGATCGCCGACCTGGGCCCAACCCATATCGTCTCCTCAGATCTGAGCCGCGCCTACGACACGGCGGCCCGGCTCGCGAGACGGACCGACCTGGAGATTGTTGTCGATCCGCGGGTGCAGGAGCGCAGCTTCGGCTCGTGGGAAGGGCTGACCGCCGACGAGATCGCCGAGGTCGACCGCGAGGGGCTCACCAAGTGGCGTGCCGGCCAGGAGCCCGGTGGTGACGTCGAAACGCGCGAGGCCTGCGGCCGCCGCGTCGTCGAATCGATCGCCGACTGGAGTGGCAGGCTCGCCGATCATGACGACGCGGTGCTCGTCATCGTCTCCCACGGCGGTGCGATCTCGAACGGCATCATGTCGCTGCTCGGGACCAATCCGTCTCTGTCCCAGCCGCTGGCGGGCATGGATAACTGCCACTGGGCGGTCCTCGCCCCGCAGGCCAATCGCACGCCGGCATGGCGGCTCATGGCCTACAACCTCAACTGA